TGCACTCGTACACGAAAGCATCTATGATGAATTTATGAAACGCTGTATCGCCCGCGTTAAAGCCATCAAAATGGGCAACCCGCTTGATACCGATACTATGATTGGCGCGCAAGCCAGCTCAGATCAGCTAGAAAAAATCCTCTCTTACCTCGATATCGGTAAAAAAGAAGGTGCCAAAGTCTTAGTCGGTGGCGAACTTGCCAAACATGATGGCGACATGGCAAACGGTTATTATGTGCAGCCAACCATCTTTGAAGGCACGAATGACATGCGCGTGTTCCAAGAAGAGATCTTTGGTCCTGTGCTTGCTGTGACGACCTTTAAAGATGATGAAGAAGCAATGGCGCTCGCCAATGATACCTTATACGGTCTTGGTGCTGGTGTATGGACGCGTAATGGTACTCGCGCTTATCGTTTCGGTCGTGGCATTAAAGCTGGTCGCGTTTGGACGAATTGCTATCACCTTTATCCTGCGCATTCAGCATTTGGTGGTTATAAGCAGTCTGGTATTGGTCGTGAAAACCATCTAATGATGCTCGATCATTATCAGCAGACCAAAAACATGCTGGTTTCATACAGTCCTAAAGCGATGGGCTTCTTTTAATCTAAAAACATGTACTGATTTTAGATAAATAAATGCAATCTATCGTAAGGTAGATTGCATTTTTGCTTTAATAAGGCATCAATAAGAATGAGCTATCCATAAATGATAAGGAAATTATTATGAACGTCACGGCGACAGAATCCTGTAAAGAGCTAATCGAACTATTAAGATCCAAGCATGGCGAATTGATGTTTCATCTATCAGGAGGCTGCTGCGATGGCAGCTCGCCGATGTGTTATCCATTAGGTGAGTTTAAGGTCGGTGGGCAAGATGTGCTGGTCGGTGAGCTCAGCGGCTGTCCGTTTTACATGGGCAAACCTCAATACAAATTGTGGCAGCATACCGATCTGACCATTGATGTGGTAGATGGACGTGGTGCCAGTTTTTCACTTGAGATACCCGAAGGCAAGCGATTCATTGTGCGTTCAGAAGTCTGTGCGGTCTAACATTTAATAACAGACAATAAGATATCAGACTTACTACGCCACCCTTTTTATTACCTAAACAATTGATATATATGAAAATTTATAACAACCTTATACCTTGTAGTCATTTTTACTTCATTATTGCAGCAAAATAATAGATACTCTAAAGCGTAAGCTATTTCAATAAATACGTTTTAATGAGCATGGATGCTACAGGGAATATAAAATGGAACTTGATGGAAACTTTGATTACGTCATCGTTGGTGGCGGTTCAGCTGGCTGTGTGCTTGCCAGCCGATTAACAGAAAACCCAGACATCAGTGTCTGCTTGTTAGAATATGGTGGTGAGGGCAAAGACTTGGCAGTTCGCGTACCTGCTGGACTGATTTTGATGGTGCCGGGCAAGCCACTAAAATTAAACAATTGGTGCTTTCACACTACTCCGCAAATCCATCTTAATAACCGACGCGGCTTTCAACCGCGCGGTCAATGTTTGGGTGGCTCCTCCGCTATCAATGCCATGATTTATACGCGTGGCAGTGCGCTTGATTATGAACGCTGGGTTGAGCAAGGTTGCACAGGCTGGGGTTTTGATGATGTACTGCCTTACTTTATCAAATCAGAAAACAATATCCACGGCGCGGACGAGCTGCATGGTGATAGTGGACCACTGCATGTCAGTGATTTACTAAGTCCACGCGATATCTCAAAAGCTTTTGTAGAAGCTGCTATTGCCAATGGTTTAGATCAAAATGATGACTTTAACGGCAAAAAACAAGACGGTGCAGGATTATATCAAGTCACCCATTTTCATGGGGAAAAACAAGGTCAACGCTGTTCTGCCGCTGCTGCTTATCTACATCCAGTACAAAGCCGACCCAATCTAACCGTCATCACCCACGCACAAGCTGACCGCGTCATCTTTGAAGACAAACAAGCGACTGGCGTGATCTATGAAAAGGATGGTGTCGAGCATACGGTTATGGCTCGCCATGAAGTGATATTATCAGGCGGCACTTTTGGCTCACCCAAAGTTTTGATGCTATCAGGCATTGGTCCTGCTGAACATTTGCAGTCTCATGGCATCGAGGTATTGGTAGATGCGCCCGACGTTGGCGGTAACTTACAAGATCATTTGGACGTCGTTTTTGATTATGAAGTTAATACTACTGATGTCATCGGTATTGGTATAGCAACTATTTCAACCTTGACCAAAAGTATTCGGCAATGGCGAAAAGATGGCACAGGTCTGTTATCTACCAATTATGCAGAAGCTGGCGCGTTCTTTAGCGTCGGTGACGACCCACAAGAATGGCCAAATACCCAGCTGCATTTTGTGATATCTCGCGTGATTGAACACGGACGTGATCTTAGAAGGGGATTTGCCGTTTCTTGTCATACCTGCTATTTACGCCCTGAAAGCCGTGGTACGGTCAGACTCGATTCTGCCAATCCCTCTGACGCCGTGTTAATTGATCCAAACTATCTTTCGCATCCGAAAGATGTAGAGTATATGGTCGCTGGTGCAGAGCGTACGCGCGCCATTATGCAAGAGTCGCCAATGGCTGAATACATCACTGAGGACTACCCTGCCCCCTATATCGAAAAAGACGGTATGCTTGGCTATATCCGTAATAAATCAGACACTATCTACCACCCTGTAGGCACTTGCCGTATGGGCTCAGACAGCGATTCAGTCGTTGATTTAGAATTAAAAGTACGCGGCGTAAATGGACTAAGGGTCATCGATGCTTCAGTGATGCCAACCTTAATCAGTGCCAATACCAACGCACCGACGATTATGATTGCTGAAAAAATAGCAGACCTTATCAAGGCCAATCACGTGCATGCTGAGTCAGTCCCTGCTTAACATAGTTTAAGATGATTAATCGAGCCCAAAATCAAGTTTCATTTGGGCTCAATTTGTATTGACTACTCCGCGACATTTTGGAAATTGGCTACAACCAAAAAAGGTCTGCCCAAGATGGGCGCCTTTTTTTGCAACGCGTTTGACCATCTCACTATTACATCTCGGGCAAGTTGGTGCTTGGATGAAATTAGCTATATTGTCTATCGCCACAAGTGTCGCAGGGTAATGCACTTGTGGCTCAGTCTCTATAACCTCAAAGGGTGTGAGAAAAACTTTATCAGTAATATCATGCGGCGAACTTATCTGCTGAGTACTCAAACTATCAATTGGTAAATCGCTAGACTCAATCTCAGTTTGACCAGACCATCGATGCACTGCTCTACTTTTCAGCCTGGCTCGTTTAGCGGTTTCTTTTACTATCGGCTCAGATGTAGACTTAGCAGTAGTTGTAGCAACTGACTTACCATTAGAGTTATTGCTAGACGACTTGCTTGGATTGCTATGCTTATCCTTTAGATAAGCTTTGTGCTCTCTATTAGTGCGCCACGACTTACTAAATCTATTGCTGTTAATCTGCTCAACGATGGATGTGACCTCGTCTTCAGTAAGTATCTCATCCTGCTTTCTTTTAATATAAGACACCATCCCACTCGTCAATACGTGCTCCGGCAACTCATCGCGAGTTTTTAGCTCACACTCTCCAATGAACGCAATCATCGAATGAAAGTAGCTCATCTCTAATGCTAATAAATCCGCCAGCGTTTTGATATGCAAATAATTCTGGCGTAATGGGTTTTGGAACTTATACTTGCGACCCATAATGACTTGCGTCCACTGTCTTTGCGCCTCATTACCAAATATCCAGCCTTTATAGTTTTTGGTTTCGATGACAAAGATGCCATATTTAGAGACAATGACATGGTCGATTTGGGTACTACCACCATTGGCTAATGGTAAAGTGATATTATTTAAACGGTGATAAAGGTCTTTTTCTAGCTTTAACCACATGGCAACATTAATGACTGTTTCGCCTAAGACACCTTTGAAGCTGGACATGAGGGACATAATCGTCTTCCAATAAAAAAGATAAAAACACTTATAATTAAAATAGTATGCTGTCTTAAACCATTTACCTAACACGCCTCAAGTGCTTATAACTTTAATAGTACATTGAAATCGCTTAATTGTAGTAGGATATCGCCTTACTATAGTCGATTGATTTTAAAAAGAATAGAGCACGGATTAATTACTATAGAACCACTTGAATTAAATTATTTTAACTACTGATATACCTCCTATTTCTCTTTGGATCAGACATATGACCACACCTGTCACCTCTTTGCTGAAAATCACACTCAGCAGCTGCCTACTATTATCATTACCAGTCATAGGATTGGCGGCGACCGTTCCGCAAAAATGGAAACTGGACGTCCCAAAGACCAATGTCGAGTTCGAGGTCAATTATTTGGGTAAAGCCATGACTGACGGCAGGTTCAATAAGGTCAATGGCGCCATCAATTATGACGTCAATAAACCTGCAAGCACGACCATTAATTTTACCGTTTTTACCAATAGTATCGATACTGATCGCAGCTTGAGAGATTCATTTTTGCGCCGAAAGGAGCTTTTGAATACGAAACAATATCCGACGATGACTTTTGTTTCTAAAAAAGTCAGCATGATAAATACTAAAGAAGCCAATGTGACCGGTGACTTTACAGTGTTGGGTCAAACCAAACCTTTGACGGTGAGAGTAACGTTATCAGATGTAGAGAATGATCCTGTCACCTCTAGACCTACCTTAAAATTTCGCGCGACGGGCTTGGTAGATCGTTACAACTACGGGGTTACTGCTTTTCCAAAAGTGATTAGCAATATCATCCCGCTTGAGATATCAGGGAAACTGATTGCTGCTAATTAAGCTCTGAAAGACTTAAAAGAACATAAAAAAAAGAGTTGCTAGAAATCCTAGCAACTCTTTTTTGTTTGAGCAGTTTTAAATACTTACACCAAGCTATTCACCGCATCAACCACGGCTTCAGTGGTGATACCAAACTCTTTATATAACTCATCAGCAGGCGCTGATTCACCATAAGTCGTCATGCCAATCACTTTACCGTCTAAACCAACGAACTTATACCAGTAATCGACGTGTGCTGCTTCTACTGCGACGCGGGCGCGAGTATTGGCAGGCAATACCGCTTCACGGTAGCTAGTATCTTGCTCAACGAAGATTTCTGCACACGGCATAGAGACCACACGTACACCGACGCCATTTTCGCTCAAGGTCGCGTAAGCTTGCATAGCAAGACCGACTTCTGAGCCAGTTGCGATGATAATCGCTTGTAGCTCGCCTTGCTCTTTTGCAAGTACATAACCACCTTTGGTGATGTTTGCTACTTGCTCGCGGTCACGCGCTTGGTGTGGCAAGCTTTGACGACTGAAAATCAAGGCAGATGGATTATTTTCTGATTTAATTGCCTCAACCCAAGCGCTTGCTGATTCAGTCGCATCACAAGGACGCCATGTACGTAGATTTGGCGTGGTACGTAAGCTGGTCAATTGCTCAACTGGCTGATGCGTTGGACCATCTTCACCGAGACCGATTGAGTCATGAGTATAGACATGAATCACACGCTGCTTCATGAGCGCGCCCATACGTACCGCATTACGTGCGTATTCCATAAACATCAGGAACGTCGCAACATAAGGAACAAAGCCGCCATGTAACGCGATACCGTTAGCAATGGCCGTCATACCGAATTCGCGCACACCATAATAGATATAGTTGCCCGCGTCATCGTCTTGGATGCCTTTGGCGTCTTTAAATAGCGTGAGGTTTGAGCCTGCTAAATCCGCTGAGCCACCAAGTAATTCTGGCAGTAATGGCTGTAAGGTATTGATGGCATTTTGGCTGGCCTTACGACTGGCAACATCACCGCCCTGCTCTTGAGTTTGCTGGATATACTCTTGCGCTTTTTGCTCAAAATCAGCTGGTAAGTCACCCTCTAAACGACGAAGCAACTCAGTTGCTAACTCTGGATAAGCCTTCTTATAAGCGTCAAAGTTCGCGTTCCAGTTTTTCTGTAAGACGTCGCCTTTCGCTTTACCATCCCACGCTTGATAGATTTCATCATCTAGCTCAAACGGCGCATGCGTCCAAGATAATGCATCACGGGTTAAAACGATTTCATCATCGCCAAGTGGCGCGCCATGACTGGCTGCTAAGCCTTGTTTATTTGGGCTACCAGCGCCAATAGTCGTTTTGCAAATGATTAAGCTTGGCTTAGTCGTTTCTTTAATCGCTTGCTCAGTTGCTTGCGTAATCTCATCAGTATCATGACCATCGACCTTGATAACTTGCCAGCCATAAGACTCAAAGCGCGCTTGCGTATCATCAGTGAACCAACCTTCGACATTACCATCGATAGAGATGCCATTGTCATCATAGAAAAATACCAATTTGCCAAGCTCTAACGTGCCAGCCAATGAGCAGACTTCATGGCTAATACCTTCCATCAAGCAGCCATCGCCTAAAAACGCATAAGTATGATGATCGACAATATTATGACCATCACGATTAAATTG
The window above is part of the Psychrobacter cryohalolentis K5 genome. Proteins encoded here:
- a CDS encoding DUF779 domain-containing protein — encoded protein: MNVTATESCKELIELLRSKHGELMFHLSGGCCDGSSPMCYPLGEFKVGGQDVLVGELSGCPFYMGKPQYKLWQHTDLTIDVVDGRGASFSLEIPEGKRFIVRSEVCAV
- a CDS encoding GMC family oxidoreductase, with amino-acid sequence MELDGNFDYVIVGGGSAGCVLASRLTENPDISVCLLEYGGEGKDLAVRVPAGLILMVPGKPLKLNNWCFHTTPQIHLNNRRGFQPRGQCLGGSSAINAMIYTRGSALDYERWVEQGCTGWGFDDVLPYFIKSENNIHGADELHGDSGPLHVSDLLSPRDISKAFVEAAIANGLDQNDDFNGKKQDGAGLYQVTHFHGEKQGQRCSAAAAYLHPVQSRPNLTVITHAQADRVIFEDKQATGVIYEKDGVEHTVMARHEVILSGGTFGSPKVLMLSGIGPAEHLQSHGIEVLVDAPDVGGNLQDHLDVVFDYEVNTTDVIGIGIATISTLTKSIRQWRKDGTGLLSTNYAEAGAFFSVGDDPQEWPNTQLHFVISRVIEHGRDLRRGFAVSCHTCYLRPESRGTVRLDSANPSDAVLIDPNYLSHPKDVEYMVAGAERTRAIMQESPMAEYITEDYPAPYIEKDGMLGYIRNKSDTIYHPVGTCRMGSDSDSVVDLELKVRGVNGLRVIDASVMPTLISANTNAPTIMIAEKIADLIKANHVHAESVPA
- a CDS encoding NERD domain-containing protein, with amino-acid sequence MSLMSSFKGVLGETVINVAMWLKLEKDLYHRLNNITLPLANGGSTQIDHVIVSKYGIFVIETKNYKGWIFGNEAQRQWTQVIMGRKYKFQNPLRQNYLHIKTLADLLALEMSYFHSMIAFIGECELKTRDELPEHVLTSGMVSYIKRKQDEILTEDEVTSIVEQINSNRFSKSWRTNREHKAYLKDKHSNPSKSSSNNSNGKSVATTTAKSTSEPIVKETAKRARLKSRAVHRWSGQTEIESSDLPIDSLSTQQISSPHDITDKVFLTPFEVIETEPQVHYPATLVAIDNIANFIQAPTCPRCNSEMVKRVAKKGAHLGQTFFGCSQFPKCRGVVNTN
- a CDS encoding YceI family protein; the encoded protein is MTTPVTSLLKITLSSCLLLSLPVIGLAATVPQKWKLDVPKTNVEFEVNYLGKAMTDGRFNKVNGAINYDVNKPASTTINFTVFTNSIDTDRSLRDSFLRRKELLNTKQYPTMTFVSKKVSMINTKEANVTGDFTVLGQTKPLTVRVTLSDVENDPVTSRPTLKFRATGLVDRYNYGVTAFPKVISNIIPLEISGKLIAAN
- the tkt gene encoding transketolase — encoded protein: MPAPISERKLANAIRVLSFDAVQKANSGHPGAPMGMADIAEVLWRKFLKHNPADPSWHNRDRFVLSNGHGSMLIYSLLHLSGYDVSVDDLKGFRQLHSKTPGHPELGYTPGVETTTGPLGQGIANAVGFAIAEKTLAAQFNRDGHNIVDHHTYAFLGDGCLMEGISHEVCSLAGTLELGKLVFFYDDNGISIDGNVEGWFTDDTQARFESYGWQVIKVDGHDTDEITQATEQAIKETTKPSLIICKTTIGAGSPNKQGLAASHGAPLGDDEIVLTRDALSWTHAPFELDDEIYQAWDGKAKGDVLQKNWNANFDAYKKAYPELATELLRRLEGDLPADFEQKAQEYIQQTQEQGGDVASRKASQNAINTLQPLLPELLGGSADLAGSNLTLFKDAKGIQDDDAGNYIYYGVREFGMTAIANGIALHGGFVPYVATFLMFMEYARNAVRMGALMKQRVIHVYTHDSIGLGEDGPTHQPVEQLTSLRTTPNLRTWRPCDATESASAWVEAIKSENNPSALIFSRQSLPHQARDREQVANITKGGYVLAKEQGELQAIIIATGSEVGLAMQAYATLSENGVGVRVVSMPCAEIFVEQDTSYREAVLPANTRARVAVEAAHVDYWYKFVGLDGKVIGMTTYGESAPADELYKEFGITTEAVVDAVNSLV